From Hippoglossus stenolepis isolate QCI-W04-F060 chromosome 19, HSTE1.2, whole genome shotgun sequence, the proteins below share one genomic window:
- the olfm3a gene encoding noelin-3a has product MRLLLSVLYPVLSLTVFGLYPSMTIGPKEGWQVYSSAQDADGRCICTVVAPEQNLCSRDAKSRQLRQLLEKVQNMSQSIEVLNLRTQRDFQYVMKMENQMKGLRTKFRQIEDDRKSIIARNFQELKDKMDELKPLIPVLEQYKMDAALITQFKEEIRNLSAVLTAIQEELGAYDYDELYQRVLRLDNRLRSCMGKLTCGKLMKITGPVTMKTSGTRFGAWMTDPLASTRNNRIWYMDSFTNSKIVREFKTMDDFVAGVVSRTYSLPFKWEGTNHIVYNGSLYYNKYQSNIIVKYSFETGSVLAQRALEFAGFHNMYPYTWGGYSDIDVMADELGMWVVYATNQNAGNVVVSQIDPDTLHVLKTWNTEYSKRNAGESFMICGTLYITNSHLSGAKVYYAYSTKTSSYEYIDIPFHNQYFHISMLDYNPRERALYAWNNGHQVIFNVTLFHVIKTDDDS; this is encoded by the exons ACTATCGGCCCAAAGGAGGGCTGGCAGGTGTACAGCTCTGCCCAAGATGCTGACGGGCGCTGTATCTGCACAGTGGTGGCACCAGAACAGAACCTGTGCTCCAGAGATGCCAAGAGCAGACAGCTCCGCCAGCTACTGGAGAAG GTGCAGAATATGTCTCAGTCCATTGAGGTGCTGAACCTGCGGACTCAGAGGGATTTCCAATATGTCATGAAGATGGAGAACCAGATGAAGGGCCTGAGGACCAAGTTCAGACAGATTGAGGATGACAGGAAATCCATCATAGCCAGGAACTTTCAG GAGCTTAAGGACAAGATGGACGAGCTGAAGCCTTTGATCCCCGTGCTGGAGCAGTACAAGATGGATGCTGCGCTCATCACCCAGTTCAAGGAGGAGATCAGGAACCTGTCGGCGGTGCTGACAGCCATCCAGGAGGAGCTAGGGGCCTATGACTATGATGAGCTCTATCAGCGAGTCCTGCGATTGGACAACAGGCTCCGCAGCTGCATGGGCAAACTAA CATGtgggaaattaatgaaaatcacTGGACCTGTTACAATGAAGACATCTGGAACCCGGTTTGGGGCATGGATGACTGATCCTCTAGCATCGACCAGAAACAACAGG atttGGTACATGGACAGTTTCACCAACAGCAAGATCGTGCGCGAGTTTAAGACAATGGACGACTTTGTAGCGGGCGTCGTTTCTCGAACCTACAGTCTTCCATTTAAATGGGAGGGAACCAATCACATTGTGTACAACGGATCGCTTTACTACAACAAGTACCAGAGCAACATTATTGTCAAGTACAGCTTCGAGACGGGCAGCGTGCTGGCCCAGCGAGCTCTGGAGTTCGCCGGCTTCCACAACATGTACCCATACACGTGGGGCGGGTACTCCGACATTGATGTCATGGCGGACGAACTGGGAATGTGGGTCGTGTACGCGACCAATCAGAACGCGGGAAATGTCGTGGTCTCTCAGATCGACCCTGACACCCTGCATGTCCTGAAGACTTGGAACACGGAGTACTCCAAAAGGAACGCGGGTGAGTCATTCATGATCTGTGGGACACTGTATATCACCAACTCCCACCTGTCAGGAGCGAAGGTTTACTACGCTTACTCTACCAAGACTTCATCGTACGAGTACATAGACATTCCCTTCCACAACCAGTACTTTCATATCTCCATGCTTGACTACAACCCCAGAGAGAGAGCACTGTACGCCTGGAATAACGGACACCAGGTTATATTTAATGTCACCCTCTTTCATGTCATAAAAACTGACGATGACTCATAG